The Triticum urartu cultivar G1812 chromosome 6, Tu2.1, whole genome shotgun sequence genome includes the window AGTAATTTTCCACGTTTGTCGTCGAGAACACATCTATTGTCTAACTCTGTTGGCATCTGCATTTTTCTTTGGAAGAAACTCAATGAGTATCTCACATCATCCTATTGGCACCCTGTGTTTGCAGCGACGATTTCAGAAATATCATGGACATGTCATTGAGGAAGGTAGCTGATTTGGTGATAGAGGACTTGCGTGCACAGGTTGGAGCCGCGCTTCCTCCATCGGGATTGCCCTTGGCGAAGCTCTTGGCTAGAGTGGCTCAACTGAGCTCAATGCTGCTCGAGGAACCAAGCAAGAACAAGCACATCCAGACCATCCGAAGCATGCCCGAGGTGGGACTCTTCTACACATTCCTCTACGCGAACATGCCGCTGCAAACGTGAGTTCACGTCGATGTGGACAGGAGCATGTTTCTTCCTAATTTTTGGCCCGAAACCTCCAAAGGATCTAGTGGGTTATGTGTATGAGAACTCGATCGTTCTGGATTCTGGAAAGTGATACCGGTGGAGAATGTTCGTTCGTGAAAAATATACGTGTGGAGAGGAGGCTGAGTTTGTGTCCTGTATATTGCTGAAGATGTGCTCTTGTTATGTTTCAGGAAACAGGAGTCTTTTCCCTTTTTACTTGGGGTTTTTGTTAAATACTTGTTCTTTTTTTTATCTAGTTAGAATTCAGCAGGCTGTTTCTGCCATCTTGTTTACATATTTTGGTAGCATGCTCGATGGAATTTGTGTACCTCATGAATGTTCAACTCTACAAATTGGTTTATGAATGAATGTTGATGTGGGTATACCTATTCTGTTACCCAATTTGTTTATGGTATCAATTCATCAAATTTCTTTTTTGGTATATGCCATCTAAACTGACTGATGATGAATCTGTTATCACAAAGCAAATATGATTAGCTGGAATGGCAGTCTTGATTCCTGATATGATAACCAACACAAATTTGAGGACTTTTTCCCATGACCAAAACTTTTTGTTTATGACACAGCAAAATAGAACTGCAAACGCAGCTGTGTCTCGATCAGTTACAGTACAGTTACTAGAAAACCAGAGTTCAAATGCTGTGATCTCTTTCACTCATCATCAACTTCAGACTCTTCCTTGTCAGTCCCCTTTCTCTCTGTCTCCATGGCGTCGTCGACCTCGGAATCTTCCTCATCAGTCCCCTTGTCTTCGGTTTCCATAGCATCATCAACTTCAGAATCTTCCTCATCAGAATCCACGTCCTCATAGACAAGCGGATGGCCTCCCTCTTCTTCATCGGATTCATCATCGCAGATCTGGAATATACATGCTTGAattacacacatgcatgcacgaGGTTGCACTGCAGGTAGACAGGAGAGAACCTACCTCGCTGAAATGATAATCTAGGCATGTAGACAGTTTGAGCGACGATGCGAAGGTCGATGTTCTTGCGTCAATCAGCTGAAAAGGGGTGCACCAAGTAACATTACAGTCCAGAAATAAGAACTGTTATTAATTGTACTTCATATTAGTACATCTCTGCCACTGTTAATCTGAAACAAAATACTCACCTGATAAAGCGAGTTGAGCAGCAGCAGAGAAGAATCCTGAGATACTATGCTGCTCATGTGTCGGCTAAGCAGAGCTTGAAGCCATGGGAGCAAGCAAACCAGCACTGAACCCCTGCCGAGGCGAAAACAAAAAAGCAGACCAGTTATGAAACCTCTATGCAAAATATGAGGGTACACAAGCAGAAACAATGTTTGAGACTTTCAGTGGGTCATGTTAACCCAGTCAAACGTTCAACGCAAAAAATAACTGAATTTAGAAGCTTTCATGTTCACAGAATGCACGCAACATAACGTCCCAGCCATTTTAGTGCTAAATTGACAGAGTACCTCAGAAGCATTATCATACCTAGATTGCATAAGCGATAC containing:
- the LOC125513438 gene encoding U3 small nucleolar RNA-associated protein 5-like, which encodes MDQTPQRRRRRRAEVAPSDGAPDAAEYSLDEPTLAEKLAAMSPLAEASGGAAGESLPVVPPSADSVHVLLRQALQADDRAALLGCLYNRDGKVIMKSVSLLTPADAVKFLKSLVSLMQSRGSVLVCLLPWLQALLSRHMSSIVSQDSSLLLLNSLYQLIDARTSTFASSLKLSTCLDYHFSEICDDESDEEEGGHPLVYEDVDSDEEDSEVDDAMETEDKGTDEEDSEVDDAMETERKGTDKEESEVDDE